A region of Micropterus dolomieu isolate WLL.071019.BEF.003 ecotype Adirondacks linkage group LG01, ASM2129224v1, whole genome shotgun sequence DNA encodes the following proteins:
- the nktr gene encoding NK-tumor recognition protein isoform X2: MGVKDRPQCYFDVELNREPVGRIVFQLFLDICPKTCKNFLSLCTGEKGTGKVTGKKLCYKGSTFHRVVKNFMIQGGDFTEGNGRGGESIYGGYFEDENFTLKHDRAFLLSMANRGKDTNGSQFFITTKTAPHLDGVHVVFGLVISGFEVIKKIEGLKTDSASRPYADVRVIDCGQLITKSANDVEGKRKRANSSADLSLNSHDSSQFSSSAESESESDEKHKHHKHKRHAKSKRSKKKRRESQKEKNDDVPLTDPSSHCPVERDVLEGENEVEGEKEQSGKREKPVVRPEEIPPVPENRFLLRRDMPSQEDKTEIVEKEETSLSVDQKPAVSKSGRKIKGRGTMRYHTPTRSKSRSASVEERGSSETPPHWKEEMKRTKVYQPPSVERWTKGDKLNDRSSSRWDDRSNSTWSRSAEHSSDRSSEGSSVRRQQKKEKKKAKHKKKAKKRKRGKKKSSKNKAQEPRLSEGERSLSLERKSKRSRSPSCSSSNQHHSSPRRRRRSSLSFRDSRSYSRSYTSSQSRSRGRSRSYSRSRSLSRSRSRSLSRSRSQSYSRSRSRSRSRSRSRYRSRSPSRKRSSSRSPRKRKASKPKADAMIHVPEKLPESKVTPVPRLPTVLPPESVSVIPLSDSPPPSRWKPGQKPWKPSYIHIQEIKAKVAPSNISFTGQAADSVTEKAQTSVKPKCPPGNSESDKGHKPAGRSQSRSSRSMSYSRSYSCSRSRSYSRSGSRSPYQYNSRSSSYSRSGSENSHKTSNKKNSLDKEWKEYYSSLKRIKDLDKYIALASSQDVPSGSENRAGCEHSPDFLEKIKEKGSSQDQETKHYSSMPVESFHSRSEWDSDSDKVSQSNSATLSKKQKQAAPSSEILDKKLSAVTGWNSESDSENITARKLAISEKEEGEASSESEHETFGKTSEAAVAAAAAGGQSEESPEKAAEPEKHKSKKKAKRKHKHKRRSENKSASHHSKDKRKRSKRKHQKLKETFHWQPPLEFGEEEEDDESKRERHSPGRVVKERPGVDSTNEKHQCLTSLTKNPPREDDKGQQRAKECVSKNPKHAEPHLQSSNRNGANLPSINEQESLDDMDICTPEHDIEIVEPPVTQDSHCDAPELTIKSTSKSSDISKDSALPHSKEQPSVTSTMTAAGLQDEATTGTVSSFKWRPLKGMSALQSASVPPVTTKSIQLQESQTPNARGVRMEIKSKSRVRPGSLFDEVRKTARLNQRPRNQESSSEESSPSVGKMRGTSRTRSPKKSRSASRKSHSVSSHRSHSRGWSHSYSRSRSRSRSSSYSSRSRSRSRRRHGRGRSRSRSSTYRSYRSHSRTYSRSHSRSRSYNRRRRSRSDSYDSYSSRSVSRRRGYRRSDSYRSSDRRSRSSRSSSRSSSRRRSHSRSSRYS, from the exons ATGGGGGTGAAAGACCGCCCTCAGTGTTACTTTGATGTGGAGCTCAACCGTGAGCCAG ttGGGCGCATAGTCTTTCAACTTTTTTTGGATATTTGTCCCAAGACATGCAAaaactttctgtctttgtgcaCTG GTGAAAAGGGAACTGGCAAAGTCACAGGAAAAAAGCTGTGCTACAAAGGCTCCACGTTTCACAGGGTTGTAAAGAACTTTATGATCCAGGGAGGCGACTTCACCGAAG GAAATGGAAGAGGTGGAGAGTCCATATATGGTGGCTACTTTGAAG ACGAGAACTTCACTCTCAAACACGACAGAGCCTTCCTGTTGTCGATGGCCAATCGTGGGAAGGACACCAACGGTTCACAGTTTTTCAT CACAACCAAGACGGCGCCTCATCTTGATGG AGTCCATGTCGTCTTCGGTCTAGTCATCTCCGGCTTTGAGGTGATAAAGAAGATCGAGGGGCTGAAGACTGATTCAGCCAGCAGGCCCTACGCTGATGTGAGAGTGATAGACTGCGGGCAACTTATCACCAAGTCCGCTAATGATG TTGAAGGCAAGAGGAAAAGAGCCAACTCGTCTGCCGACTTGTCCCTCAATTCCCACGACTCCTCGCAGTTCTCCTCTTCAGCGGAATCTGAAAGTGAATCAGATGAAAAGCACAAACATCACAAGCACAAGCGACACGCAAAGAGTAAACGgtcaaaaaagaaaaggagggaatCACAGAAAGAGAAGAACGATGATGTCCCTCTTACAGACCCAAg CTCTCACTGTCCTGTGGAAAGAGATGTGCTGGAGGGAGAGAACGAagtggagggagagaaggagcagagcgggaagagagagaagcctGTCGTCCGACCAGAGGAAATCCCGCCGGTGCCAGAGAACCGCTTCCTGCTGCGACGGGACATGCCATCTCAGGAAGATAAAACAGAGAT AGTTGAGAAAGAAGAAACGTCCCTTTCAGTTGACCAGAAACCAGCAGTCTCCAAGTCCGGACGGAAGATCAAAGGCAGAGGAACAATG AGATATCACACCCCCACAAGATCGAAATCGCGCTCTGCATCTGTGGAAGAGCGTGGTAGCAGTGAAACTCCACCACACTGgaaagaagagatgaagagaacCAAAGTTTATCAGCCGCCGAGCGTCGAGAGATGGACCAAAGGAGACAA ATTGAATGACCGTTCCTCAAGCAGATGGGACGACAGAAGCAACTCTACGTGGTCCCGGTCTGCAGAACACTCCTCAGACCGCAGCTCTGAGGGGTCCAGTGTGCGCCGCCaacagaagaaagagaagaagaaagccAAACACAAGAAGAAGGCCAAAAAACGTAAGCGTGGCAAGAAGAAGAGCTCAAAGAACAAAGCTCAAGAGCCTCGCCTGTCAGAGGGAGAAAGGTCTTTGTCTTTAGAAAGAAAGTCCAAAAGATCCCGTTCTCCATCCTGCTCCTCTTCAAATCAGCATCATTCGTCTCCTCGGAGGAGACGGCGGTCCTCGCTGTCCTTTAGAGACTCGCGGTCCTACTCTAGGTCCTACACATCCAGTCAGTCCAGATCTAGAGGGAGGTCCAGGTCTTATTCAAGATCCAGAAGCCTTTCTAGGTCTAGAAGTCGGTCTTTGTCTAGATCCAGATCCCAGTCATATTCTCGATCCCGGTCTAGATCCAGGTCGAGATCAAGATCCAGGTACAGATCTAGGTCTCCATCCAGAAAGAGGAGTTCATCCAGATCCCCAAGAAAGAGAAAGGCTAGCAAGCCCAAAGCGGACGCCATGATCCACGTGCCCGAGAAGCTCCCAGAGAGCAAAGTCACGCCTGTCCCCAGACTCCCTACCGTCCTGCCTCCTGAAAGCGTCTCCGTGATCCCGCTGAGCGACAGTCCTCCTCCTTCACGCTGGAAACCTGGTCAGAAGCCATGGAAGCCCTCCTACATCCACATTCAGGAAATAAAAGCCAAAGTGGCTCCCAGTAACATTTCCTTCACAGGACAAGCAGCTGATAGTGTTACAGAAAAAGCTCAGACTTCAGTTAAACCAAAGTGTCCGCCAGGCAACTCTGAAAGCGACAAAGGACACAAACCTGCAGGGCGCTCACAAAGCAGGTCCTCCAGAAGCATGTCTTACAGCCGTTCATACAGCTGCTCAAGGAGCAGAAGTTACAGTAGGTCTGGGTCCAGATCCCCGTATCAGTACAACAGCAGGTCATCGTCCTACAGCAGGTCAGGCTCTGAAAACTcccacaaaacaagcaacaagAAGAATTCACTGGACAAGGAATGGAAAGAGTATTACAGCTCTTTAAAGAGGATAAAAGATTTAGATAAGTACATTGCTCTCGCCAGTAGTCAAGATGTTCCGTCAGGATCGGAGAACAGGGCAGGCTGTGAGCATAGTCCTGACTttttggagaaaataaaagagaaaggcAGCTCACAAGATCAAGAGACGAAGCATTACAGCTCAATGCCAGTGGAAAGCTTTCATAGCAGGTCTGAATGGGATAGTGACAGTGATAAAGTGAGCCAAAGCAACAGCGCTACCCTGTCAAAGAAGCAGAAACAAGCAGCTCCGTCCAGTGAAATTCTTGACAAGAAGTTGTCTGCAGTTACTGGATGGAATTCAGAAAGCGATTCTGAAAATATAACAGCCAGGAAATTGGCCATATCTGAAAAAGAGGAAGGGGAGGCAagttcagaatcagagcatGAGACTTTCGGGAAGACGTCAGAGGCAGCGGTTGCCGCTGCTGCAGCTGGTGGTCAGTCAGAGGAAAGTCCTGAGAAGGCAGCAGAGCCGGAGAAGCACAAGAGCAAGAAAAAGGCCAAACGGAAGCACAAACACAAGCGAAGAAGTGAGAACAAAAGCGCTTCCCACCACAGTAAGGACAAAAGAAAGAGATCTAAGAGGAAACATCAGAAGCTCAAAGAGACTTTTCACTGGCAGCCACCTTTAGAGTtcggagaggaggaagaggacgacGAATCAAAACGAGAGAGACACAGTCCTGGGAGAGTTGTCAAAGAAAGACCTGGTGTGGACAGTACGAATGAAAAGCACCAATGTTTAACCTCTTTAACCAAGAATCCTCCTAGAGAAGATGATAAGGGGCAACAGAGAGCAAAGGAATGTGTCAGCAAAAACCCAAAACACGCTGAACCCCATCTTCAGTCATCCAACCGGAACGGTGCCAATTTACCCAGTATCAACGAGCAAGAGTCATTAGACGACATGGACATTTGCACCCCTGAGCATGACATTGAAATTGTAGAACCTCCAGTTACACAGGATTCTCATTGTGACGCCCCTGAATTAACCATAAAATCTACCTCTAAGTCTTCAGATATAAGTAAAGACAGCGCTTTACCTCATAGCAAAGAACAGCCTTCTGTTACCTCCACAATGACAGCTGCTGGACTGCAAGATGAAGCAACCACTGGCACTGTGAGTAGTTTCAAATGGAGGCCTTTAAAAGGAATGTCAGCTTTACAGAGCGCGAGCGTGCCGCCTGTCACCACAAAAAGTATCCAACTTCAAGAGAGCCAGACCCCCAACGCCCGCGGAGTGAGAATGGAGATAAAAAGCAAAAGCCGGGTACGCCCAGGATCTCTGTTCGATGAGGTTCGTAAGACCGCCCGGCTCAACCAGAGGCCGAGAAACCAGGAGAGCTCCAGCGAGGAGAGCTCCCCCTCTGTGGGAAAGATGAGGGGGACGTCGCGCACGCGGTCCCCGAAGAAGTCCAGGTCCGCGTCCAGGAAGTCACACTCTGTTTCCAGTCACCGGTCCCACTCCCGAGGCTGGTCCCACTCTTACAGCAGGTCCAGGAGTAGATCCCGCAGCTCCAGCTACTCTTCTAG GAGCCGTAGCAGGAGTCGAAGGAGACACGGAAGAGGACGGTCACGCTCTCGTAGCAGCACATATAGAAGTTACAGGAGTCACAG TCGGACATACAGTAGAAGTCATTCCAGAAGTCGCTCATATAATCGGCGTCGGAGATCCAG GTCAGACTCTTATGACAGCTATTCCAGTCGGAGCGTGAGCAGGAGACGAGGTTACAGGCGAAGTGACAGCTACAGGAGCTCAGACCGCCGATCCCG GTCGTCCCGCTCCTCGAGTCGCAGCTCTTCCAGACGCAGGAGTCACAGTCGCAGCAGCCGCTACAGTTGA
- the nktr gene encoding NK-tumor recognition protein isoform X1: MGVKDRPQCYFDVELNREPVGRIVFQLFLDICPKTCKNFLSLCTGEKGTGKVTGKKLCYKGSTFHRVVKNFMIQGGDFTEGNGRGGESIYGGYFEDENFTLKHDRAFLLSMANRGKDTNGSQFFITTKTAPHLDGVHVVFGLVISGFEVIKKIEGLKTDSASRPYADVRVIDCGQLITKSANDVVEGKRKRANSSADLSLNSHDSSQFSSSAESESESDEKHKHHKHKRHAKSKRSKKKRRESQKEKNDDVPLTDPSSHCPVERDVLEGENEVEGEKEQSGKREKPVVRPEEIPPVPENRFLLRRDMPSQEDKTEIVEKEETSLSVDQKPAVSKSGRKIKGRGTMRYHTPTRSKSRSASVEERGSSETPPHWKEEMKRTKVYQPPSVERWTKGDKLNDRSSSRWDDRSNSTWSRSAEHSSDRSSEGSSVRRQQKKEKKKAKHKKKAKKRKRGKKKSSKNKAQEPRLSEGERSLSLERKSKRSRSPSCSSSNQHHSSPRRRRRSSLSFRDSRSYSRSYTSSQSRSRGRSRSYSRSRSLSRSRSRSLSRSRSQSYSRSRSRSRSRSRSRYRSRSPSRKRSSSRSPRKRKASKPKADAMIHVPEKLPESKVTPVPRLPTVLPPESVSVIPLSDSPPPSRWKPGQKPWKPSYIHIQEIKAKVAPSNISFTGQAADSVTEKAQTSVKPKCPPGNSESDKGHKPAGRSQSRSSRSMSYSRSYSCSRSRSYSRSGSRSPYQYNSRSSSYSRSGSENSHKTSNKKNSLDKEWKEYYSSLKRIKDLDKYIALASSQDVPSGSENRAGCEHSPDFLEKIKEKGSSQDQETKHYSSMPVESFHSRSEWDSDSDKVSQSNSATLSKKQKQAAPSSEILDKKLSAVTGWNSESDSENITARKLAISEKEEGEASSESEHETFGKTSEAAVAAAAAGGQSEESPEKAAEPEKHKSKKKAKRKHKHKRRSENKSASHHSKDKRKRSKRKHQKLKETFHWQPPLEFGEEEEDDESKRERHSPGRVVKERPGVDSTNEKHQCLTSLTKNPPREDDKGQQRAKECVSKNPKHAEPHLQSSNRNGANLPSINEQESLDDMDICTPEHDIEIVEPPVTQDSHCDAPELTIKSTSKSSDISKDSALPHSKEQPSVTSTMTAAGLQDEATTGTVSSFKWRPLKGMSALQSASVPPVTTKSIQLQESQTPNARGVRMEIKSKSRVRPGSLFDEVRKTARLNQRPRNQESSSEESSPSVGKMRGTSRTRSPKKSRSASRKSHSVSSHRSHSRGWSHSYSRSRSRSRSSSYSSRSRSRSRRRHGRGRSRSRSSTYRSYRSHSRTYSRSHSRSRSYNRRRRSRSDSYDSYSSRSVSRRRGYRRSDSYRSSDRRSRSSRSSSRSSSRRRSHSRSSRYS; encoded by the exons ATGGGGGTGAAAGACCGCCCTCAGTGTTACTTTGATGTGGAGCTCAACCGTGAGCCAG ttGGGCGCATAGTCTTTCAACTTTTTTTGGATATTTGTCCCAAGACATGCAAaaactttctgtctttgtgcaCTG GTGAAAAGGGAACTGGCAAAGTCACAGGAAAAAAGCTGTGCTACAAAGGCTCCACGTTTCACAGGGTTGTAAAGAACTTTATGATCCAGGGAGGCGACTTCACCGAAG GAAATGGAAGAGGTGGAGAGTCCATATATGGTGGCTACTTTGAAG ACGAGAACTTCACTCTCAAACACGACAGAGCCTTCCTGTTGTCGATGGCCAATCGTGGGAAGGACACCAACGGTTCACAGTTTTTCAT CACAACCAAGACGGCGCCTCATCTTGATGG AGTCCATGTCGTCTTCGGTCTAGTCATCTCCGGCTTTGAGGTGATAAAGAAGATCGAGGGGCTGAAGACTGATTCAGCCAGCAGGCCCTACGCTGATGTGAGAGTGATAGACTGCGGGCAACTTATCACCAAGTCCGCTAATGATG TAGTTGAAGGCAAGAGGAAAAGAGCCAACTCGTCTGCCGACTTGTCCCTCAATTCCCACGACTCCTCGCAGTTCTCCTCTTCAGCGGAATCTGAAAGTGAATCAGATGAAAAGCACAAACATCACAAGCACAAGCGACACGCAAAGAGTAAACGgtcaaaaaagaaaaggagggaatCACAGAAAGAGAAGAACGATGATGTCCCTCTTACAGACCCAAg CTCTCACTGTCCTGTGGAAAGAGATGTGCTGGAGGGAGAGAACGAagtggagggagagaaggagcagagcgggaagagagagaagcctGTCGTCCGACCAGAGGAAATCCCGCCGGTGCCAGAGAACCGCTTCCTGCTGCGACGGGACATGCCATCTCAGGAAGATAAAACAGAGAT AGTTGAGAAAGAAGAAACGTCCCTTTCAGTTGACCAGAAACCAGCAGTCTCCAAGTCCGGACGGAAGATCAAAGGCAGAGGAACAATG AGATATCACACCCCCACAAGATCGAAATCGCGCTCTGCATCTGTGGAAGAGCGTGGTAGCAGTGAAACTCCACCACACTGgaaagaagagatgaagagaacCAAAGTTTATCAGCCGCCGAGCGTCGAGAGATGGACCAAAGGAGACAA ATTGAATGACCGTTCCTCAAGCAGATGGGACGACAGAAGCAACTCTACGTGGTCCCGGTCTGCAGAACACTCCTCAGACCGCAGCTCTGAGGGGTCCAGTGTGCGCCGCCaacagaagaaagagaagaagaaagccAAACACAAGAAGAAGGCCAAAAAACGTAAGCGTGGCAAGAAGAAGAGCTCAAAGAACAAAGCTCAAGAGCCTCGCCTGTCAGAGGGAGAAAGGTCTTTGTCTTTAGAAAGAAAGTCCAAAAGATCCCGTTCTCCATCCTGCTCCTCTTCAAATCAGCATCATTCGTCTCCTCGGAGGAGACGGCGGTCCTCGCTGTCCTTTAGAGACTCGCGGTCCTACTCTAGGTCCTACACATCCAGTCAGTCCAGATCTAGAGGGAGGTCCAGGTCTTATTCAAGATCCAGAAGCCTTTCTAGGTCTAGAAGTCGGTCTTTGTCTAGATCCAGATCCCAGTCATATTCTCGATCCCGGTCTAGATCCAGGTCGAGATCAAGATCCAGGTACAGATCTAGGTCTCCATCCAGAAAGAGGAGTTCATCCAGATCCCCAAGAAAGAGAAAGGCTAGCAAGCCCAAAGCGGACGCCATGATCCACGTGCCCGAGAAGCTCCCAGAGAGCAAAGTCACGCCTGTCCCCAGACTCCCTACCGTCCTGCCTCCTGAAAGCGTCTCCGTGATCCCGCTGAGCGACAGTCCTCCTCCTTCACGCTGGAAACCTGGTCAGAAGCCATGGAAGCCCTCCTACATCCACATTCAGGAAATAAAAGCCAAAGTGGCTCCCAGTAACATTTCCTTCACAGGACAAGCAGCTGATAGTGTTACAGAAAAAGCTCAGACTTCAGTTAAACCAAAGTGTCCGCCAGGCAACTCTGAAAGCGACAAAGGACACAAACCTGCAGGGCGCTCACAAAGCAGGTCCTCCAGAAGCATGTCTTACAGCCGTTCATACAGCTGCTCAAGGAGCAGAAGTTACAGTAGGTCTGGGTCCAGATCCCCGTATCAGTACAACAGCAGGTCATCGTCCTACAGCAGGTCAGGCTCTGAAAACTcccacaaaacaagcaacaagAAGAATTCACTGGACAAGGAATGGAAAGAGTATTACAGCTCTTTAAAGAGGATAAAAGATTTAGATAAGTACATTGCTCTCGCCAGTAGTCAAGATGTTCCGTCAGGATCGGAGAACAGGGCAGGCTGTGAGCATAGTCCTGACTttttggagaaaataaaagagaaaggcAGCTCACAAGATCAAGAGACGAAGCATTACAGCTCAATGCCAGTGGAAAGCTTTCATAGCAGGTCTGAATGGGATAGTGACAGTGATAAAGTGAGCCAAAGCAACAGCGCTACCCTGTCAAAGAAGCAGAAACAAGCAGCTCCGTCCAGTGAAATTCTTGACAAGAAGTTGTCTGCAGTTACTGGATGGAATTCAGAAAGCGATTCTGAAAATATAACAGCCAGGAAATTGGCCATATCTGAAAAAGAGGAAGGGGAGGCAagttcagaatcagagcatGAGACTTTCGGGAAGACGTCAGAGGCAGCGGTTGCCGCTGCTGCAGCTGGTGGTCAGTCAGAGGAAAGTCCTGAGAAGGCAGCAGAGCCGGAGAAGCACAAGAGCAAGAAAAAGGCCAAACGGAAGCACAAACACAAGCGAAGAAGTGAGAACAAAAGCGCTTCCCACCACAGTAAGGACAAAAGAAAGAGATCTAAGAGGAAACATCAGAAGCTCAAAGAGACTTTTCACTGGCAGCCACCTTTAGAGTtcggagaggaggaagaggacgacGAATCAAAACGAGAGAGACACAGTCCTGGGAGAGTTGTCAAAGAAAGACCTGGTGTGGACAGTACGAATGAAAAGCACCAATGTTTAACCTCTTTAACCAAGAATCCTCCTAGAGAAGATGATAAGGGGCAACAGAGAGCAAAGGAATGTGTCAGCAAAAACCCAAAACACGCTGAACCCCATCTTCAGTCATCCAACCGGAACGGTGCCAATTTACCCAGTATCAACGAGCAAGAGTCATTAGACGACATGGACATTTGCACCCCTGAGCATGACATTGAAATTGTAGAACCTCCAGTTACACAGGATTCTCATTGTGACGCCCCTGAATTAACCATAAAATCTACCTCTAAGTCTTCAGATATAAGTAAAGACAGCGCTTTACCTCATAGCAAAGAACAGCCTTCTGTTACCTCCACAATGACAGCTGCTGGACTGCAAGATGAAGCAACCACTGGCACTGTGAGTAGTTTCAAATGGAGGCCTTTAAAAGGAATGTCAGCTTTACAGAGCGCGAGCGTGCCGCCTGTCACCACAAAAAGTATCCAACTTCAAGAGAGCCAGACCCCCAACGCCCGCGGAGTGAGAATGGAGATAAAAAGCAAAAGCCGGGTACGCCCAGGATCTCTGTTCGATGAGGTTCGTAAGACCGCCCGGCTCAACCAGAGGCCGAGAAACCAGGAGAGCTCCAGCGAGGAGAGCTCCCCCTCTGTGGGAAAGATGAGGGGGACGTCGCGCACGCGGTCCCCGAAGAAGTCCAGGTCCGCGTCCAGGAAGTCACACTCTGTTTCCAGTCACCGGTCCCACTCCCGAGGCTGGTCCCACTCTTACAGCAGGTCCAGGAGTAGATCCCGCAGCTCCAGCTACTCTTCTAG GAGCCGTAGCAGGAGTCGAAGGAGACACGGAAGAGGACGGTCACGCTCTCGTAGCAGCACATATAGAAGTTACAGGAGTCACAG TCGGACATACAGTAGAAGTCATTCCAGAAGTCGCTCATATAATCGGCGTCGGAGATCCAG GTCAGACTCTTATGACAGCTATTCCAGTCGGAGCGTGAGCAGGAGACGAGGTTACAGGCGAAGTGACAGCTACAGGAGCTCAGACCGCCGATCCCG GTCGTCCCGCTCCTCGAGTCGCAGCTCTTCCAGACGCAGGAGTCACAGTCGCAGCAGCCGCTACAGTTGA